A region from the Musa acuminata AAA Group cultivar baxijiao chromosome BXJ1-10, Cavendish_Baxijiao_AAA, whole genome shotgun sequence genome encodes:
- the LOC104000908 gene encoding RHOMBOID-like protein 2 yields MGKESASAAAREDEAKLQPWRGDGGDAHQHEIDPPHPVAAPPTARAKPPQRQRDERWRPWLVPTIFVANVAMFVITMYVNDCRKNNSIRSCVLPSLGRFSFEPLKQNPLLGPSAKTLQKMGGLVVDKVVHGHQGWRLISCIWLHGGVIHLLANMLCLLLIGIRLEQEFGFVRIGPLYVIAGVGGSLLSALFVQASVSVGASGALFGLLGAMLSELITNWTIYANKFAALISLILIVSINLGLGILPHIDNFAHIGGFITGFLLGFVLLIRPQYGYRSQKYNPLGYNGPAKNKHMIYQYVLWVASAILLIVGLTVSLILLFRGFNGNDHCSWCHYLSCVPTSKWSCKQGTESCQVFESGNQWNITCQDSGRSRIFINATQSMDDLCYQLCS; encoded by the exons ATGGGAAAGGAGAGCGCATCCGCGGCGGCGAGGGAGGATGAGGCCAAGTTGCAGCCGTGGCGGGGGGACGGCGGCGACGCCCACCAGCACGAAATCGATCCCCCGCACCCGGTGGCGGCTCCGCCTACCGCGCGGGCGAAgccgccgcagcggcagcgggacGAGCGGTGGCGGCCGTGGCTGGTGCCCACGATCTTCGTGGCGAACGTGGCGATGTTCGTGATCACGATGTACGTCAACGACTGCCGCAAGAACAACTCCATCCGCTCCTGCGTCCTCCCTTCGCTCGGCCGGTTCTCCTTCGAGCCCCTCAAGCAGAACCCCCTCCTCGGCCCTTCTGCCAAAAC GCTACAAAAGATGGGAGGCCTAGTAGTTGACAAAGTAGTTCATGGTCACCAAGGATGGCGTCTCATTAGCTGCATTTGGCTACACGGTGGAGTCATCCATCTACTAGCTAATATGTTGTGCCTCTTATTGATTGGAATTAGACTCGAACAAGAATTTGGATTCG TGAGAATTGGCCCTCTATATGTCATCGCTGGAGTTGGTGGAAGCTTGTTGTCTGCTCTTTTTGTCCAAGCAAGTGTCTCTGTTGGTGCTTCTGGTGCTCTTTTTGGGTTGCTTGGAGCCATGCTTTCAGAACTTATAACAAATTGGACAATTTATGCTAATAAG TTTGCCGCATTGATATCTCTCATCCTGATAGTTTCGATTAACTTGGGTCTCGGAATCCTCCCCCACATCGACAACTTTGCTCACATAGGAGGATTCATTACAGGGTTCCttcttggatttgtccttctaatCCGCCCACAATATGGATATAGAAGCCAAAAGTACAATCCTCTCGGATATAATGGCCCAGCAAAGAACAAACACATGATATACCAATATGTGCTATGGGTTGCTAGTGCCATCTTATTAATTGTCGG GTTGACTGTATCTCTGATTTTGCTGTTCAGAGGGTTCAATGGAAATGATCACTGCTCATGGTGCCATTATCTAAGCTGCGTACCCACTTCAAAATGGAGCTGCAAACAAGGAACAGAATCATGCCAG GTTTTCGAAAGTGGTAACCAATGGAACATAACCTGCCAAGACAGTGGGAGAAGCCGAATATTCATAAATGCAACTCAATCTATGGATGACCTGTGTTATCAGCTGTGCAGTTAG
- the LOC104000906 gene encoding uncharacterized protein LOC104000906, producing the protein MAKRELSSTLKNLKFMQRAAQKDEKPKEVEKATPGADFGAPPSPARRCVVIMDGDPHPAALKGRMSFQSFNPSIDKLNEEAANNQQNRSGTSNNGGISKRMDEASAATDLRTGSSKNVSDLDLKRKQAESETDKTTPQKLPKSASEVGGQPRISNDRRASHKQQKREKLDWNLLRPPKSGNRG; encoded by the exons ATGGCGAAGCGCGAGCTTTCGAGCACCCTCAAGAACCTAAAG TTCATGCAAAGGGCTGCCCAGAAGGATGAGAAGCCCAAGGAAGTCGAGAAGGCAACGCCCGGGGCAGACTTCGGCGCTCCCCCCTCCCCTGCCAGGAGATG CGTTGTTATCATGGATGGGGATCCTCATCCAGCAGCCCTTAAAGGTCGGATGTCGTTTCAGAGTTTCAATCCTTCCATAGAT AAACTAAATGAAGAGGCTGCAAATAACCAGCAAAATAGATCTGGTACCTCAAATAATGGTGGAATTTCTAAAAG AATGGACGAAGCCTCCGCTGCAACAGACTTGCGAACAGGTAGTTCAAAAAATGTTTCTGACCTAGACCTCAAGAGGAAGCAAGCAGAATCAGAGACTGACAAAACAACTCCTCAGAAGTTACCGAAAAGTGCAAGTGAGGTCGGTGGGCAACCGAGGATCAGTAATGATAGGAGAGCTTCTCATAAGCAGCAGAAACGTGAAAAGCTGGACTGGAATCTTCTAAGACCACCAAAATCTGGAAACAGGGGTTAG
- the LOC104000992 gene encoding uncharacterized protein LOC104000992, whose translation MTRSATIANMRATHSASKAGGIRLLDGLTNEQLEKRKATPAKRHSSDRRKGKDNTTDDNHEKDKPSAGGAASVGPYTIFVEASNLDGKFLKAAKNVTSALNSAFPSISTKVVVEPRKGCFKVHDEEGEIFLQYLDLEEPYSELESIDIPKAVKDVGRKIG comes from the exons ATGACCAGGAGCGCCACGATCGCCAACATGCGCGCGACCCATAGCGCCAGCAAGGCCGGTGGGATTCGGCTGCTCGATGGCCTGACCAACGAGCAGCTCGAGAAACGGAAGGCCACTCCGGCGAAGAGGCACTCCAGTGATCGTCGGAAGGGGAAGGACAATACCACCGACGATAACCATGAAAAGGATAAGCCCTCGGCCGGCGGCGCCGCTTCTGTCGGTCCCTACACCATCTTCGTCGAGGCGAG CAACCTAGATGGCAAGTTCCTGAAAGCAGCCAAAAATGTCACATCTGCTTTGAACTCTGCTTTTCCTTCAATATCTACAAAGGTGGTGGTCGAG cCAAGAAAGGGATGCTTCAAGGTTCACGATGAAGAGGGTGAAATTTTTCTCCAATATCTG GATTTAGAAGAACCATATTCTGAATTGGAGTCCATCGACATACCCAAAGCCGTCAAGGATGTTGGCAGGAAGATTGGTTGA
- the LOC104000907 gene encoding uncharacterized protein LOC104000907 — MKKVKSTKQRQQNGHALPSKFAKLLDPEASWDKDQLGDVLHWIRQGLGLACGLLWGAIPLVGAIWIALFLLLSSGIIYGYYTYVLKIDEEDFGGHGALLQEGLFASFSLFLLAWILVYSLAHF, encoded by the exons ATGAAGAAGGTCAAATCAACCAAGCAGCGGCAGCAGAACGGGCACGCCCTCCCCTCTAAATTCGCTAAATTGCTTGATCCCGAGGCTTCTTGGGATAAG GATCAACTGGGGGATGTTCTGCACTGGATCCGGCAGGGGTTGGGCCTCGCGTGTGGACTGTTGTGGGGCGCCATTCCCTTGGTCGGTGCTATCTGGATTGCTTT ATTTTTGCTGCTATCTTCTGGTATTATATATGGGTATTATACATATGTGCTGAAAATTGATGAAGAAGATTTTGGAGGTCATGGAGCGTTACTTCAGGAGGGGCTTTTTGCTTCATTCAGCCTGTTTCTG CTCGCTTGGATTCTGGTATACAGTTTGGCACACTTTTGA
- the LOC104000904 gene encoding aspartic proteinase PCS1-like, which produces MISSASNSQCFLLFLLLFLLQPFTSRSSSTTGGAKASSLSLVLPLRVQKVPSLALRKPSNKLLFHHNVSLTVPLAVGTPPHNVSMVLDTGSELSWLLCNSSAAHSFDPNRSSSYHPVPCSSPTCRDRGRDLPMPPICDASSPGGRCHVYLSYADASTADGAIATDSFLVGSSPSLPTVFACVASAYSSSGGDTDAAGLLGMNRGSLSFVTQSGIRRFSYCIPDHDAFGLLLLGNAEPPFPLPFNYTPLIQITLPLPYFDRVAYSVQLEGIRVGHALLPIPKSVLVPDHTGAGQTMVDSGSQFTFLLGPAYDALKAEFSRQTRGALAPLGEPDFVFQGAFDLCFRVPAAREEPPPGLPAVVLLLRGGAEVAVGGETLLYRVPGEVRGADAVWCFTFGNSDLVPLSAYVIGHHHQQNVWVEYDLENARVGFAPARCDQASRQLGVASP; this is translated from the coding sequence ATGATCTCCTCTGCTTCTAACTCTCAGTGTTTTCTTCTATTTCTGCTGCTTTTTCTTCTCCAGCCATTCACCTCCCGTTCCTCGAGTACTACGGGTGGTGCAAAGGCCTCATCTTTGTCTCTTGTACTGCCGCTAAGAGTCCAAAAGGTGCCATCTTTGGCTCTCCGCAAGCCATCCAACAAGCTCCTCTTCCACCATAATGTCAGCCTCACCGTCCCACTCGCCGTCGGCACGCCGCCGCACAACGTTTCCATGGTGCTCGACACCGGAAGCGAGCTCTCCTGGCTCCTCTGCAACTCCTCCGCTGCCCACTCCTTCGACCCCAACAGGTCATCATCCTACCACCCTGTCCCCTGCTCCTCCCCGACTTGTCGCGACCGCGGCCGCGACCTCCCCATGCCGCCCATCTGCGACGCCTCCTCGCCCGGCGGTCGTTGCCATGTTTACCTCTCCTATGCTGACGCCTCCACCGCCGACGGCGCCATCGCCACCGACTCCTTCCTCGTGGGCAGCTCGCCCTCACTGCCCACCGTTTTCGCCTGCGTGGCCTCCGCCTATTCCTCCTCTGGCGGCGACACCGACGCCGCCGGGCTGCTCGGGATGAACAGGGGATCCCTCTCCTTCGTGACCCAGAGCGGCATCCGCCGATTCTCCTACTGCATTCCGGATCACGACGCCTTCGGACTGCTCCTCCTCGGCAACGCGGAGCCACCCTTCCCGCTGCCGTTCAATTACACCCCTTTGATCCAAATCACCCTCCCCCTCCCCTACTTCGACCGGGTCGCCTACTCCGTCCAGCTCGAGGGCATCCGCGTCGGCCACGCCCTCCTCCCGATCCCCAAGTCCGTGCTCGTCCCGGACCACACCGGCGCCGGGCAGACCATGGTCGACTCCGGCAGCCAGTTCACGTTCCTCCTCGGCCCCGCCTACGACGCGCTCAAGGCGGAGTTCTCGCGGCAGACCAGGGGCGCGCTCGCGCCCCTGGGCGAGCCGGACTTCGTGTTCCAGGGGGCGTTCGACCTCTGCTTCCGGGTGCCAGCGGCAAGGGAGGAGCCCCCACCGGGGCTGCCGGCGGTGGTGCTGCTGCTGCGAGGCGGCGCGGAGGTGGCGGTGGGGGGGGAGACGCTGCTGTACCGGGTGCCGGGCGAGGTGCGAGGGGCGGACGCGGTGTGGTGCTTCACGTTCGGGAACTCGGACTTGGTGCCACTGTCGGCGTACGTGATCGGGCACCATCACCAGCAGAACGTATGGGTGGAGTACGACCTGGAGAACGCTCGGGTCGGGTTCGCGCCCGCGCGGTGCGACCAGGCGAGTCGGCAACTCGGTGTGGCGAGCCCGTGA
- the LOC135594775 gene encoding small polypeptide DEVIL 11-like: MELYMEEKWKLSKKGSRSCNGSRRVMGAEGVGPFLKGSASTREGRRTAAPGSFSSRFASLVKEQRARFYIMRRCVTMLICWRDYP; the protein is encoded by the coding sequence ATGGAGCTGTACATGGAGGAGAAGTGGAAGCTGTCCAAGAAGGGAAGCAGGAGCTGCAACGGGAGCAGAAGAGTGATGGGAGCAGAGGGAGTTGGGCCCTTCTTGAAGGGTTCGGCGAGCACGAGGGAAGGGAGGAGAACGGCCGCACCGGGCTCCTTCTCCAGCCGCTTCGCCAGCCTGGTGAAGGAGCAACGAGCCAGGTTCTACATCATGCGCCGCTGCGTCACCATGCTCATCTGCTGGCGAGACTACCCCTGA